In Bacillus sp. S3, the sequence GAATTGTGGAAAATATATGAATTTTGTCGAAGCAGTGGAGGTTTTTGATTTTGGTATTCAGCACGCTGGCAAAAGACTAAAAAGTTTCCTATTTTTATTTTCTTCTCCGGATTCTCCACCCTAAATTAGATATGCAGAATCATGCAACGGCCCGCACTAGTTTTTGATACCTAATCAAAATGATTTCTTCTTTTGATTCTTAACTATTGTCGAATCCTGTTTAGTGTCCGGTTTTTCCTTTAGCTAGCTTGTTTACTAGAGGTTTTTTGATAGAAATAAAGATTATAACCCGAGTTACTACTATCTGCATAGTTTTTTCTCCTAAATTTTTCTAATTTGTCATAATTACCTTCATCCAAAGGCTTCATTTAGTATTATTATTCAATTGTAAGATTCTTTTAAAAATAATTTGAAAGGGGAATCAAACTCTAAATATTTACATTTTTTGACAAGAAATAAAGAGAGAGCGAGAACAGAAAGAGAGGGACTTCGGTTGAAAAAAATTTTTTCCATTCTTTCAGCTATACTCCTTATTATCAGTACCGCACCGGTTTATAGTGCATCTGCAGCTACGGATGTAACCAAGCCGGTATTTGAGAGCATTAGCGTAGATAAAAAAACAGCTACTGCCGGTGATACTGTAAAAGTGAGTGTGAGGGCGTCGGATGATGTAGGAATTGGTTCTGTTTCATTGAGCTATCTAACCCCTGTTACTAAAAAGGCTACTCCAGTCAAACTAGTTTTGAATAATCAAACTTATGCCTATGAGGGTACGGTTGATATTGACAATAATTTTGATTCGGGCAGCTATACAATCAATGCCCTTACGATTACTGATACTAGCAATAATACCATCACTCTGAAGTCATCTACAGCCCCTGAAAAAATGGCTGCCGGTGAATTTACCGTGAGCGGCACAGTTGGCACCATTGGTCCTGACCTGCAAAAACCGGTATTTGAAAGCATCAGTATTGATAAGACAAAGATTCTTACCGGGAATACTGTTTCTGTAAGTGTGAAAGCATCAGATAATAGAGGAATCAACTTTATTTCTTTGAAGTATCACACCCCTGCAAACAAGGAAATTCAAGTATCTTTGACTAATAATGCTGATACAAATGCATTTGAAGGAAAAATCACCCTATCCAATCTAGCGGCACTTGGTGTTTATTCAGTAAGCTATCTTTCCATTGTGGACCTTTCCGGGAATACTCTGAATGTAAATCTTGATTCGGAGTCCCAAAAGATGGCTAGCGGTGCGTTTAAGGTTGTTTCTGAATTAAATCCTCCTATGTTTACTAAACTATCGATTGATCAAAGTTTAGTAGCATCGGGAGATACAGTTCATTTTACAGTAGACGCTACGGATGAATCAGGTCTGGCTTCAGCAACTTTGTATTACAAGGCACCTAAAAGTCAGGCAAAAGTAGCGGTCCCACTCCAAATTGACGGCACACATTTCATTGGTGCGTTTTCTGTTGCTGGAACTACCGAAGAAGGAAACTGGACGGTAGATTCCCTTGAAATAACAGACATTAATGATAATGTTGCTGTTATCGGCGCGGCTGCTTTAAGCGCAGGAAATTTCACTGTTAAAGATATTATCCCTCCCGCAAAGCCGGTGGTAAACACAGTAACCGATAAAGATTTGACTGTGACTGGCTCTGCTGAAGCTGGTTCTAAAGTTGATGTGAAAGCGAACGGAGCTGTGATTGGGTCTGCTGTGGCTGGTGCTGATGGCACATTCACAGTTACAATTGCAAAACAAACAGCCGGCACAGAATTAACGGTTACGGCTACAGATGCTGCTGGCAATGTTAGTGACGCTGCTTCTACGGTTGTCAAAGACGTTACGGCTCCTGCTAAACCAGTGGTAAACACAGTAACCGATAAAGATTTGACTGTAACCGGCTCTGCTGAAGCGGGTTCTAAAGTTGATGTGAAAGCGAACGGAGCTGTGATTGGTTCCGCTGTGGCTGGTGTCGATGGCACATTCACAGTTACGATTGCAAAACAAACGGCAGGCACAGAATTAACGGTTACGGCTACAGATGCTGCTGGCAATGTTAGTGACACTGCTTCTACGGTTGTCAAAGACGTTACGGCTCCTGCTAAACCAATGGTGAATCCAGTAACCGATAAGGATTTGACTGTAACTGGCTCTGCTGAAGCGGGTTCTAAAGTTGATGTGAAAGCGAACGGAGCTGTGATTGCTTCTGCTGTGGCTGGTGTCGACGGCGCATTCACAGTTACGATTGCAAAACAAGCGGCTGGCATAGAATTAACGGTTACAGCTACAGATGATGCTGGCAATGTTAGTGACGCTGCTTCTACGGTTGTCAAAGACGTTACGGCTCCTGCTAAACCAGTGGTGAATTCAGTAACCGATAAAGATTTGACTGTAACTGGTTCTGCTGAAGCGGGTTCTAAAGTTGATGTGAAAGCGAACGGAGCTGTGATTGCTTCTGCTGTGACTGGTGTCGATGGCACATTCACAGTTACGATTGCAAAACAAACGGCCGGCACAGAATTAACGGTTACGGCTACAGATGCAGCTGGCAATGTTAGTGACGCTGCTTCTTTGGTTGTCAAAGACGTTACGGCTCCTGCTAAACCAGTGGTGAATCCAGTAACCGATAAAGATTTGACTGTAACTGGTTCTGCTGAAGCTGGTTCTAAAGTTGATGTGAAAGCGAACGGAGCTGTGATTGGTTCCGCTGTGGCTGGTGTCGATGGCACATTCACAGTTTCGATTGCAAAACAAACGGCAGGCACAGAATTAACGGTTACGGCTACAGATGCTGCTGGCAATGTTAGTGACGCTGCTTCTTTGGTTGTCAAAGACGTAACGGCCCCTGCTAAACCAGTGGTGAATCCAGTAACCGATAAAGATTTGACTGTGACTGGCTCTGCTGAAGCTGGTTCTAAAGTTGATGTGAAAGCGAACGGAGCTGTGATTGCTTCTGCTGTGACTGGAACTGATGGTAAATTTACAGTTACGATTGCAAAACAAGCGGCTGGCATAGAATTAACGGTTACGGCTACAGATGCTGCTGGCAATGTTAGTGACGCTGCTTCTTTGGTTGTCAAAGACGTAACGGCCCCTGCTAAACCAGTGGTGAATCCAGTAACCGATAAAGATTTGACTGTGACTGGCTCTGCTGAAGCTGGTTCTAAAGTTGATGTGAAAGCGAACGGAGCTGTGATTGCTTCTGCTGTGACTGGAACTGATGGTAAATTTACAGTTACGATTGCAAAACAAGCGGCTGGCATAGAATTAACGGTTACGGCTACAGATGCTGCTGGCAATGTTAGTGACGCTGCTTCTTTGGTTGTCAAAGACGTAACGGCCCCTGCTAAGCCAGTTGTTCATCCAGTGTCTGAAACGGCAACTTCCCTTTCCGGGCATACTGAACCTGGTGTAAAAATTGAAGTAACAGCAAACGGGAAGATCATTGGTTCTGGAGTCGCTGGTACAGATGGTCATTTTACCATTATTATCACCGGTCAACTAGCTGGAACTACCTTAACCATTACGGCAACAGATGTGGCCGGTAACGTCAGTGATCAAACAACCATTGTTGTTTCGAAAAAACTATCCGGCTGGGTAAAAGATAATGGAACATGGTATTACTATGATCCAGCTACCTTTGTTGTAAAAACAGGCTGGTATAAAGTAAATGGAATTTGGTATTACTCTGACATGAGCGGAGCCATGCAAACGGGCTGGGTGAAAGACGGAGCTACCTGGTATTACCTTGACAGCGGCGGCGCTATGCAGACAGGCTGGCTCAAAACCGGGACTACCTGGTATTACTTAAATACCAGCGGTGCTATGCAAACGGGTTGGCTTAAACTTGGCACTTCCTGGTATTATTTACAAGCCAGTGGTGCTATGAAAACGGGTTGGCTCAAAGACGGGGCTAACTGGTATTACTTAAATGCCAACGGCGTAATGAAAACGGGCTGGCTCAAAAACGGAGCTGCCTGGTACTACTTAAATGCAAGTGGCATCATGCAAACCGGCTGGGTGAAACTTGGAACTACCTGGTATTATTTTAATACCAGCGGCGTCATGGTAACCGGCTGGGTACAAATTTCCGGCAAGTCCTACTACTTTGATCCAAGCGGGGCATGGAAAAAATAATCATTAGGTAGATATCTGAATACGTTATTACGAGCCAGTCCTCTTATGAAAGTGTGGGGCTGGCTTTTTTATGCCACGCATAAATGCGGCAGGTTCTCTTATCCAAGCTTCTTCTTTCTCCCTCAGCATCCTTTTCATTTTTTTCGATAATATTTATTTTCCACGAAGTGCGCCATGATGCCGAACAGCACCCCAAACAAGATGCCGTTTAACACGGGATTGTCTAGAAATGTAGAGACCTTCATGATGGGGGAGTCATGCGAAAACAGACCCAAATCCATTCCGATGACCAGGCCAATAAAGAAACCGGAAAGATAGGTTCTTTTTTCGACCGCCTTGCCTTCGAGCTTGTTGTTATTGACTATTGCCGAATTAAACGCCTGCCACATCGCAAAGCCGTAAAGCGATGGATAGAACAGGCCCCAGCTGTAATCAATTATTTGATGGGGAGCATCAAGGTCGCCATCAAATGCCTCGAGGAGCACCAAATTTAAGTTTGAGTTTAGATTGATCAAGAATTCTAATACAAGCAGTACTATGCCAATCAAGTATTCCTTGGTGTACAGCTGCCCAAAGCCCGGGAGCACAAGTGACCAAAGCATGGCAGCATATGGAGATTTATAAGGCCGGCTACTTCTCATGATGACATCTCCCTAAAAATGTAATATACAACTATAATTTCAGCGGGAGCACGCCAGAATCCTTCTTATTCCATTCTTGTTCACACATTTTGGGAGTTTTGTCCTCAAAAGCACAATCCGAATAGGAGAATATTCCCAAATGGTGCCTGACACTCTTTCTATTATGCTCGTGTTGTTTATGGTGTCAGGCACCGTTTTTGGGTTTTTCCTTAAAAAGGGTAATTTATATTCCTTTTAAAGGCGATGTTTTCGTTTGGATTGGGAGTTATTTTCTTTAAGAGTTTTTGAAAGTTTGTTGTTTTTTAGATTCGCTGATTGAAGTGTGAAATACGCCGATTGAACTTCGAAATTCGCTGATTGAACCCTCAGATTCGCTGATAGAAACCCGAAATTAGCTGATTGACGGTATCCGTACTGGATTCGAGTCTATTTTTCCCATCAAATCCTACCCCTTCTACGGCAAAACCCACTATTATTCTTGTGAATTCTTCGAGTTTCGCAATATTTTCCCTCAAAACGTTAGCAAACTATGGTAAAATGAAGAAAAATATGAAATTTTGAGGTGATTTTTACTAGATGAAGAAAACTATTGTTCGCACACTATCGACAACTGCTCTTTTTTCGACACTTTTTGCCGGTTCGGCCCTTGCAGATACCTACAAAGTCCAAAAAGGCGATACCCTATCGAAAATCGCCTCCAAATATAAGACGACTGTCAATGGCATTAAGGCGCAGAACGGTCTGACATCCGACCGTATCTATGAAAATCAAATTTTGCAAATTTCCACCGCTCCTGAGACTTCAACTGTCCAGGCTGTACAGCAGACCACCTATACCGTTGTCAGCGGTGACGCGTTGATCAAAATCGCCAACCGCTACGGTGTGACGGTCGGCGAGCTGCAGCAGTGGAATGGTCTGAAAAGCACGTTGATCTATGTGGGACAAGTCTTGAAGGTATCCGCTCCCGGCCAAACGGTGACCATAACTGTGCCACAGCCGGCGAAACCGGCACCGACGCCAGCACCAGCTCCGACACCGGGTGTGCAAGCCCCAACGAGTGAGTACACTGTCAAAAGCGGCGACAGCCTGAGCAAAATTGGTGTCCGATTCAGCATGACGGTTCAGCAGTTGAAAACATTGAATAACTTGACCTCCGACATGATCTACGTCGGACAGAAGCTGAAAGTGACGGGTGCGTCCGCCCCGACTCCTGTGACTCCTCCTCCAGCAGCTGTACAGCCGCCGGCATCTGGTGAGTATGTGGTCAAAAGTGGGGATACGCTTGGCAAGATTGCCGGTATATA encodes:
- a CDS encoding Ig-like domain-containing protein, coding for MKKIFSILSAILLIISTAPVYSASAATDVTKPVFESISVDKKTATAGDTVKVSVRASDDVGIGSVSLSYLTPVTKKATPVKLVLNNQTYAYEGTVDIDNNFDSGSYTINALTITDTSNNTITLKSSTAPEKMAAGEFTVSGTVGTIGPDLQKPVFESISIDKTKILTGNTVSVSVKASDNRGINFISLKYHTPANKEIQVSLTNNADTNAFEGKITLSNLAALGVYSVSYLSIVDLSGNTLNVNLDSESQKMASGAFKVVSELNPPMFTKLSIDQSLVASGDTVHFTVDATDESGLASATLYYKAPKSQAKVAVPLQIDGTHFIGAFSVAGTTEEGNWTVDSLEITDINDNVAVIGAAALSAGNFTVKDIIPPAKPVVNTVTDKDLTVTGSAEAGSKVDVKANGAVIGSAVAGADGTFTVTIAKQTAGTELTVTATDAAGNVSDAASTVVKDVTAPAKPVVNTVTDKDLTVTGSAEAGSKVDVKANGAVIGSAVAGVDGTFTVTIAKQTAGTELTVTATDAAGNVSDTASTVVKDVTAPAKPMVNPVTDKDLTVTGSAEAGSKVDVKANGAVIASAVAGVDGAFTVTIAKQAAGIELTVTATDDAGNVSDAASTVVKDVTAPAKPVVNSVTDKDLTVTGSAEAGSKVDVKANGAVIASAVTGVDGTFTVTIAKQTAGTELTVTATDAAGNVSDAASLVVKDVTAPAKPVVNPVTDKDLTVTGSAEAGSKVDVKANGAVIGSAVAGVDGTFTVSIAKQTAGTELTVTATDAAGNVSDAASLVVKDVTAPAKPVVNPVTDKDLTVTGSAEAGSKVDVKANGAVIASAVTGTDGKFTVTIAKQAAGIELTVTATDAAGNVSDAASLVVKDVTAPAKPVVNPVTDKDLTVTGSAEAGSKVDVKANGAVIASAVTGTDGKFTVTIAKQAAGIELTVTATDAAGNVSDAASLVVKDVTAPAKPVVHPVSETATSLSGHTEPGVKIEVTANGKIIGSGVAGTDGHFTIIITGQLAGTTLTITATDVAGNVSDQTTIVVSKKLSGWVKDNGTWYYYDPATFVVKTGWYKVNGIWYYSDMSGAMQTGWVKDGATWYYLDSGGAMQTGWLKTGTTWYYLNTSGAMQTGWLKLGTSWYYLQASGAMKTGWLKDGANWYYLNANGVMKTGWLKNGAAWYYLNASGIMQTGWVKLGTTWYYFNTSGVMVTGWVQISGKSYYFDPSGAWKK
- a CDS encoding LysM peptidoglycan-binding domain-containing protein, translating into MKKTIVRTLSTTALFSTLFAGSALADTYKVQKGDTLSKIASKYKTTVNGIKAQNGLTSDRIYENQILQISTAPETSTVQAVQQTTYTVVSGDALIKIANRYGVTVGELQQWNGLKSTLIYVGQVLKVSAPGQTVTITVPQPAKPAPTPAPAPTPGVQAPTSEYTVKSGDSLSKIGVRFSMTVQQLKTLNNLTSDMIYVGQKLKVTGASAPTPVTPPPAAVQPPASGEYVVKSGDTLGKIAGIYNMTVANLKALNSLSSDMIYVGQKLKVTGTASTAPTPAPAPVPQGDFSTKMVTIGKSLMGTPYVWGGSTKSGFDCSGFIYYVANQAGNKIGRYSAAGYYDRSYYVDSPQPGDIVFFQNTYKQGISHLGIYIGDNQFLHADEKRGVMISNLSNSYYKAHFAAFKRFY